Part of the Capsicum annuum cultivar UCD-10X-F1 chromosome 12, UCD10Xv1.1, whole genome shotgun sequence genome is shown below.
ATGAATATTAAAACCAGAAAAATAGCTTGACAAAATGAGATTAACACTGGGGATTGAATAACGCGATTAACAATGGTAAATTTGTTGTCATGTGAgcaggaggtcacgagttcaagtcgtggaaacagcctcttgcagaaatgaaGTGTAAGATTGCATACAACAGACTATGTGGTCCAGCCCTTCCACGGACCCCACGCGTAGCGCGAGGTTTAGTGCACCGGGTTGTCCCTTATTGAATAACAAGGCTTCAGAGTCATCTTTAAGTCTAATTTACAAATAATGAACACAATAAATTCTCGATAAAACATAACATGTCAGTATTTAATCGAACCCGAGCTCTTTAACCAGGGAAGCACCTCGGACAGACCTTCTTCCAAGCTCCTAGGGTGGTAACCCAGTTCTGCCTTTGCCTTATCACAAGAGTAAGCCCACTGATGTTTAATCATGCGAACCATCTGTTCAAGATGATGCATAAAGAGGAGATAAGAATTAAGGTCTAATGAAAGCTAACCAGTAGCAAAAGTTTTCAAAGAAGGAAGACCGAGCAAAGTGGAACATGTACTTGCCTTATTATGCAAATGCAGAGTCTAGATGTAGAGGGTTTAGTCAGAAATACGCAACATAATGATGGTTGTCATACATAAATATCAATCCTCTACTTTTTTCGATAGGTAATACTCCTGAACTATAAACTACAAAAATGTAAAAGGTCTAACGATATGCTAAGAAAACAAGTTGTCGCACTTTAGAGCCAAATATACAGGCCTATGCTCTCCACATCGAAGTAACAGATCTGCAGCAATTTAAGAAAGTGGAGTGGAGACGAGCAACAAAGCAGCCATTAAAACTTGAATTTCAAGGACTATTTTGGCTCGAaccttaaagaaaaatagaaaagaaagctAAGCGCAATGAATCTGTTATCGCGACATGGCTGCATTAAAGAATTTTCCTCTTTTCCCGACTGGTTTGTCTCAATTCTCAAACAACTCAAGGCATAATCCATAAagaaaaggcataatacataaacatgcacTTTAACTTGGCATCAAATCACAatatctatgacctccaactttgggtgtgcacaagtaggtacttaaacttgtataaagttgaataagtacTAGACACATATGTCTATGTGGCGTCCTACATATATTATGTCACATAAGACGTGTATGTCTacatgttcaactttatacaagtttaagtgtctacttgtgcacacccaaagttggagtCATAGATGTGATTTCATGTCAAtttaaagggcatgtttatgtattatgcctaaagAAAAACCAGTATAACAAATAAGAACTTGAAGTATCAATCTGTTACTTACAGGAGGACTGACTAGAGGAATCTTTCCGGTTATTTTGGCGAGAAGAACTGACATCCAGCCGTAAAATACAAGAATAAATATGGGGATACCAAAAGAAGGCTTCTTTGTCTGAGTGATCATTGCAGCTATATCGAAAACTTCCTTCCAGGATGCATTCTGCCCTGTAAGAAGGTACCTTTCACCCGGTTTGCCTTTGTCCATAGCTGAAATATGCCCGTTAACCACATCATCAACGTGGCTAAAAGAAAACCTCTCTTTTGCTTGGCCAATGTAACCAGGTAAACGCCCATTAAAGCGTTCAACCAACTGAAAAAGAAATATGTTTAAACTCAATACCAcaaaaatttcattgaaacaaAATTACATAACATAAGCCAATTAGTAAAATTGCTAAATTCTACAATTGCAAGATGAGCATTGACCTGAAGCACTATTTTCTCTATCTTGTGTCAACGGGCAATGTATCGAAAGGCTAAAGAGATACAGAGTCCCTCAATTTTCTGATTGTTGTGGCAACGAGGAAATTTTCCTTCGGTTAGAAATTCAATCGAGATTCACAGATAAAATCGTGATTATCTCCTTTTTAGTTTTTACCACTTTTTCTCCTCATCTTGTTCCTTCTCATTTTCAATTTCCTTTCTATCCATTGGACCAGCATCGGCAAACCTCATGTGATACAACCTTAGAAGAAGCATACTCCAACAGTTAGCTATTAAGGTGGAAGCCCAAGGCCATATAAACCCCACATCAGTTTCCCATataaccaatgtgggactttgtGCAATAGGATCATAACATCACGCGTAATTtctcatcttcatctttttcttcacaaGATCCTTTTTCCTACGGTCTCCTTTCCTTTCCcttaattttgtttttctttttacgcattttcattttcatctttACCCAGACCGctttgttatttttttacttgAGCCAagcaaaaacaacctctctacctctcaAGGTTGGGTAAGGTCTGCATTATCTTGCTGTTGCTGCATTTCGTTTTCCATTCTACTCCTCTTCATCTTCATCCTCCACCCATCTCCAATTTCTCATTAAACATACACAAGACAAGGCTAATGATGCATCTCTTCTAACCTCCAACTACTCTCCTCATCTCTTTTTCCTAGTTACAGCCAGAACagttaaaagaatttaaaatgattATTTGCCATTTGTCCTGGCCTAGGTGGACAGAGTTACTTGAAACATCCCgtagaattagtcgaggtgcatgcAAGCTGGCCCGACCACCACCCCGCTTATAGAATGATAATAGGGAAAACAAGGGAAACTTAAAAAAAAACACCACTCTTATAGAATGATAATTATGGTATCATTGGACATGCTTTAGTTTAGGGAAAAACGCAGTCATTTAGCATGAAATGATATGACATATAAAGCTTTTAATCAACGACAAGAACATCGCCCATTTAGCTATGACGAAATCCATAACATTAAAACGATTTACCATACAAGCAACGACATTTCCAGCCATAAAGGGAGGAAGAAGGTTGAAAATTTTTACCATATTGGCAACAGTATTTGCAGTCGTAACCTTCCCACCACCATATACGACTCCCGGATAAGCAAGCACTATCGGCACTCCTTCAGACGCGGCATCTAATGCAACCTTATCAGAAACAGCTTTTGATTTCTCATACTCCGTGGTGAAGAATTTTCCAGGATGAACCTGAATTCGATAATATTTAACCAAACTTCTATGAAGAAAGCACATTGAACATATTAAATAGGTCATTTAAATTGTTTGAATTGCCTCATCTAAAGCTCAAACTGTCAAAACATGAGAAcatctatttattttagttatctaTTGTGTGAATTGCCTCATGTAAAAGCTCAAACTTCAAAAACATGACAACATTTATGTATTTTAGGTACGTAACTTGCCTACTAAAGTGCAGGCCTAATGCTTTTTCCAGTACTAATATAAGTTTATCACTGAATCGAACACAAGACTTCTGATAGTTATGACACATGAACCGTCTCATCTAATGCTTACTCTGATAACACAATTTCATACCTGAGATTCATCGGCAACATATCCATCAGTCGGTCCCAAGGCAAAAAACGATGATGTGTACACAATTTTCTCTATAGTTCCTGTTTCTTTATAAGCTTGCAACACATTCTTCAAGCCTCCAACATTCACCTATAAATGCAGTGCAATAACATCAACTAGTCTAAACCAGCTATAAATACTTAAAAAGTAGCAACAAAAGAGTAGATTCAGTTTAGCAGAAAACTGGCATTTATTCACATTAAAAACAGTTtctttgaaatctttttttctttttgataaaagTGGTGTCCGGGCTAGCTTTCACGTATCTCGACTAATTCTACGAGGTATTTGTCACCTACACCAGCAATAGGTACCATGTAACTACGTTCTCTTTGAAATCAGTTCCAGTGT
Proteins encoded:
- the LOC107850726 gene encoding putative dihydroflavonol 4-reductase — encoded protein: MKKKVILVTGASGYLGSRLCRELFNSGHHVKAFVRRTSDVSSLPPPTDGGSSGGTLELVYGDVTDYPSLVQACSGCHVIFHAAALVEHWLPDPSRFIAVNVGGLKNVLQAYKETGTIEKIVYTSSFFALGPTDGYVADESQVHPGKFFTTEYEKSKAVSDKVALDAASEGVPIVLAYPGVVYGGGKVTTANTVANMLVERFNGRLPGYIGQAKERFSFSHVDDVVNGHISAMDKGKPGERYLLTGQNASWKEVFDIAAMITQTKKPSFGIPIFILVFYGWMSVLLAKITGKIPLVSPPMVRMIKHQWAYSCDKAKAELGYHPRSLEEGLSEVLPWLKSSGSIKY